In the Salinirubrum litoreum genome, one interval contains:
- a CDS encoding ArsR/SmtB family transcription factor, with protein MADLLPSQPDTSAADEAEPRVIGVDSDDADDLLSALSSNTARKLLSALHEDPDTPSSLAERLDTSLQNVQYHLGKLESANVVRVIDTVYSEKGREMKVYAPTDRPLVVFAGREEESTGLKTALSRLIGGFGILAGVSLLVQYLLADGPWFGAQTGSAGTADVQTTTESTRIAAETAATLPPGLVFFLGGTLMLLAVFGVWYVRSRA; from the coding sequence ATGGCCGACCTGTTGCCCTCCCAGCCCGACACCTCGGCTGCCGACGAGGCCGAACCTCGGGTGATCGGCGTCGACAGCGACGACGCGGACGACCTGCTGTCGGCGCTCTCCTCGAACACCGCCCGGAAACTCCTCAGTGCGCTCCACGAGGACCCCGACACACCCTCCTCGCTCGCGGAGCGACTCGACACCTCGCTCCAGAACGTCCAGTACCACCTCGGAAAACTGGAGTCCGCGAACGTGGTCCGCGTCATCGACACGGTCTACTCGGAGAAGGGCCGCGAGATGAAGGTGTACGCGCCGACGGACCGACCGCTGGTCGTGTTCGCCGGGCGCGAGGAGGAGTCGACCGGACTGAAGACCGCGCTCAGCCGACTGATCGGCGGCTTCGGTATCCTCGCCGGGGTCAGTCTGCTCGTCCAGTACCTGCTGGCCGACGGCCCGTGGTTCGGCGCACAGACCGGCAGCGCCGGCACCGCCGACGTGCAGACGACCACCGAATCGACACGCATCGCGGCCGAGACGGCCGCCACGCTCCCACCGGGACTGGTCTTCTTCCTCGGCGGGACGCTGATGCTGCTTGCCGTCTTCGGCGTCTGGTACGTCCGGTCGCGGGCGTAG
- a CDS encoding bacterio-opsin activator domain-containing protein, with the protein MDTGADRPEVDEGAVVEQIDDGVLLHDPETGYIVDANRAAVDIYGYPVPDLCGMRVAELSAPDPTYDDARARTLIEAAAGGDPQRFDWRIERPDGERRWVNVTLRPATVDGVDVVVAVVRDVTTHKRHERLFRELQSAAAALTGASSVAEIYSLVAGAAVEAFGATCVVCYRYDRASGELSPTALAPGDDDPEDLPPITDTDSVVWRSFAEGLPRHRAAALGPERSVGPDDPAVDETLLLPVGSHGVLLLEFGRRPAATETASDTDGRGAPATDATGATDATDATGTTSADGRNGTGTPRVARVEPESERGVEFASLLALLAEVTLDRAVQERALAERERRLARRDERLDALGHAVELLGVVVDAVVSTPTVARMEQAVCDDVTTVEPVAFAWIGETDRDRTVVPRRCTDGDAEGADWLDDEPDHSPSGVHPARAAVETGEIQHVGSLVEDCDDEDWARRALARGYQSTCAIPLCYRNASYGVLKLYATTPGAFEAIEESLSLLGSLVAFARSAGIRRRALTGDRRTELTLRLTGAPDFALRVATRLDCRVELVDGWTTDGDTADLTLRLPTSVAEDALALAERTATIRAAETVDADGGDYTTAVRLRQDGAWLGTMLADHGGRLEALTATPEAARVEATVPSGVDPSTVVDALDGRYGTVELQRQLSDERGEWSDGLADLLTDRQREVLETAVAHGYFASPRETDAETVAGHLGISQPTFSEHLRTAERRLFTALFGDDD; encoded by the coding sequence GTACACTGATCGAGGCCGCCGCCGGCGGCGACCCACAGCGGTTCGACTGGCGGATCGAACGACCCGACGGGGAGCGCCGCTGGGTGAACGTCACACTGCGTCCCGCGACGGTCGACGGTGTCGACGTCGTCGTCGCGGTCGTCAGAGACGTGACGACCCACAAGCGTCACGAGCGACTGTTCCGGGAGCTACAGAGCGCGGCGGCCGCGCTGACGGGTGCCTCGTCCGTCGCCGAAATCTACTCGCTCGTCGCAGGTGCGGCGGTCGAGGCGTTCGGGGCGACGTGTGTCGTCTGCTACCGATACGACCGCGCCTCCGGTGAACTCTCCCCGACCGCGCTGGCACCGGGCGACGACGACCCCGAGGACCTCCCGCCGATCACGGACACCGACAGTGTCGTCTGGCGCTCCTTCGCCGAGGGGCTCCCCCGCCACCGGGCGGCGGCCCTCGGGCCGGAACGGAGCGTCGGGCCTGACGACCCCGCCGTCGACGAGACACTGCTCCTCCCGGTCGGCAGCCACGGGGTCCTGTTGCTCGAGTTCGGTCGCCGACCCGCGGCCACCGAGACGGCGAGCGACACGGACGGTCGAGGAGCGCCGGCGACCGACGCGACCGGTGCAACCGACGCGACCGACGCGACCGGGACGACCTCTGCCGACGGTCGAAACGGCACAGGTACCCCACGGGTCGCTCGGGTCGAACCAGAGAGCGAGCGCGGTGTCGAGTTCGCCAGCCTCCTCGCGTTGCTCGCCGAGGTCACACTGGACCGGGCGGTCCAGGAGCGCGCACTCGCGGAACGCGAGCGACGACTCGCACGCAGAGACGAGAGATTGGACGCGCTCGGCCACGCGGTCGAACTGCTCGGTGTGGTGGTCGACGCGGTGGTCTCGACGCCGACCGTGGCACGGATGGAACAGGCCGTCTGCGACGACGTGACGACCGTCGAACCGGTCGCGTTCGCGTGGATCGGCGAGACGGACAGGGACCGAACTGTCGTCCCGCGACGCTGCACAGACGGCGACGCCGAGGGTGCAGACTGGCTCGACGACGAACCGGACCACAGCCCCAGTGGCGTTCATCCGGCGCGTGCAGCCGTCGAGACTGGCGAGATTCAGCACGTCGGCAGTCTCGTCGAGGACTGTGACGACGAGGACTGGGCGCGGCGAGCGCTCGCTCGCGGCTATCAGTCCACCTGTGCCATCCCGCTCTGCTACCGAAACGCCAGCTACGGCGTGTTGAAACTGTACGCCACGACGCCGGGTGCCTTCGAAGCCATCGAGGAGTCGCTGTCCCTCCTCGGTTCGCTGGTCGCGTTCGCCCGGAGTGCGGGGATCAGACGCCGAGCGCTCACGGGGGACCGGCGAACCGAACTCACGCTCCGCCTCACCGGCGCACCCGACTTCGCGTTGCGCGTGGCGACACGCCTCGACTGTCGCGTCGAACTGGTCGACGGCTGGACCACGGACGGCGACACCGCCGACCTCACCCTGCGACTCCCGACGTCGGTCGCCGAGGACGCACTCGCGCTCGCAGAGCGAACCGCGACGATCCGAGCCGCCGAGACCGTCGACGCCGACGGGGGCGACTACACGACGGCGGTCCGACTCCGACAGGACGGCGCGTGGCTCGGGACGATGCTCGCCGATCACGGCGGCCGACTGGAGGCACTCACCGCGACACCGGAGGCCGCACGCGTCGAGGCGACCGTCCCGTCGGGCGTCGACCCGAGCACCGTCGTGGACGCACTCGACGGACGGTACGGGACGGTCGAACTCCAGCGCCAACTCAGCGACGAACGAGGCGAGTGGAGCGACGGACTCGCCGATCTGCTCACCGACCGCCAGCGCGAGGTGCTGGAGACGGCAGTCGCGCACGGCTACTTCGCGTCACCGCGCGAGACCGACGCGGAGACGGTCGCCGGTCACCTCGGTATCAGCCAACCGACGTTCAGCGAACACCTCAGAACTGCCGAACGACGGCTGTTCACGGCACTGTTCGGCGACGACGACTGA
- a CDS encoding metalloprotease: MSLGSGRLQFSSDEIRDLLVAWAALGLAFAIFFEGGGTRFVAALSGGTAVVLIVVSLLTAGVGFLLHELGHKVTAVRYGQIAEFRADYGMLFLAVVSATIGFLFAAPGAVHHQGRLTERQHGLIALAGPVVNLVLSVIFFPLWIVGIVAGLDLLTLIGGRGLAINLFLAGFNMIPFGPLDGKTVLSWSKPVFAVTFVVSVGLAVLVVFVFGIGF, translated from the coding sequence GTGAGCCTCGGCAGCGGTCGCCTCCAGTTCAGCAGCGACGAGATCCGGGATCTACTGGTCGCGTGGGCCGCCCTCGGCCTCGCCTTCGCCATCTTCTTCGAGGGTGGCGGGACGCGGTTCGTCGCGGCCCTCTCGGGCGGCACCGCAGTCGTCCTGATCGTCGTCAGTCTCCTCACCGCGGGTGTGGGCTTCCTGCTCCACGAACTCGGTCACAAGGTGACGGCGGTGCGGTACGGCCAGATCGCGGAGTTCCGGGCCGACTACGGGATGCTGTTTCTCGCCGTCGTCTCGGCGACGATCGGGTTCCTCTTCGCCGCCCCCGGCGCGGTCCACCACCAGGGCAGATTGACCGAGCGTCAGCACGGACTGATCGCGCTGGCCGGCCCGGTCGTGAACCTCGTTCTCTCCGTGATCTTCTTCCCGCTCTGGATCGTCGGCATCGTCGCCGGTCTCGACCTGTTGACGCTGATCGGCGGACGCGGACTGGCGATCAACCTCTTCCTCGCGGGGTTCAACATGATCCCGTTCGGCCCGCTCGACGGGAAGACGGTGCTGTCGTGGAGCAAGCCGGTGTTCGCGGTGACGTTCGTCGTCTCGGTCGGTCTCGCCGTCCTCGTCGTCTTCGTCTTCGGGATCGGCTTCTGA
- a CDS encoding glycerate kinase type-2 family protein codes for MQTDETDSVAAADLSTVAGVRDLTRRCLDAGIAAADPRRAAAERLTLDGDDLLVPTGGEGGAPTTTGESTAGYDLSAFDRVLVGGGGKAVGGLAHGLLDRLGDRIDEGVVVTTDAGSAEKGESRGGADAAAIGPVRVLPGDHPTPSERGVRSTEAVLELADEATADDLFVVLLTGGGSALLTAPAPGLTLADLRQTTDALLASGADIREINAVRKHCSAIKGGHLARRASPATVLGLAISDVVGDDLATIASGPTAPDPSTFRDAHDVLDRYGIDAPAAVRDRLRRGADGGGEETPKPGDPVFDDVRTVVLANGHTALSAAREAAEATGPGSGVETCLLTGRLRGEASVVGQTLTGIAEEVAATGNPVSPPAVLVAGGETTVTVTGSGVGGPNGELALSAAVEFVDWPAVGGETPVALGSVDTDGRDGSTDAAGALVDQTTVGGDESDRPGLGHARDALADDDSHGYLGARGALVHTGPTGTNVNDLVVLVVGTPEE; via the coding sequence GTGCAGACAGACGAGACCGACTCGGTCGCCGCCGCCGATCTCTCGACAGTCGCGGGTGTCCGTGACCTGACCCGCCGGTGTCTCGACGCCGGTATCGCGGCAGCCGACCCCCGACGGGCCGCCGCCGAGCGACTCACGCTCGACGGCGACGACCTCCTCGTGCCGACCGGCGGCGAGGGTGGAGCGCCGACGACTACCGGTGAGTCGACCGCCGGGTACGACCTGTCCGCGTTCGACCGCGTGCTGGTCGGCGGCGGCGGGAAGGCGGTCGGCGGACTGGCGCACGGACTGCTCGATCGACTCGGCGACCGGATCGACGAGGGGGTGGTGGTGACGACAGACGCCGGGTCTGCCGAGAAGGGGGAGAGCCGAGGCGGAGCGGACGCCGCCGCGATCGGCCCCGTCCGCGTCCTGCCGGGCGACCACCCGACACCGAGCGAGCGCGGCGTCCGGTCGACCGAGGCGGTCCTCGAACTGGCCGACGAGGCGACCGCCGACGACCTGTTCGTCGTCCTGCTGACCGGCGGCGGGAGTGCCCTCCTCACGGCCCCGGCACCGGGACTCACACTCGCCGACCTCCGGCAGACGACCGACGCACTGCTCGCCTCCGGTGCCGACATCCGGGAGATCAACGCGGTCCGGAAACACTGCTCGGCGATCAAGGGTGGACACCTGGCTCGGCGGGCCAGTCCCGCGACGGTGCTCGGACTGGCGATCAGCGACGTCGTCGGCGACGATCTCGCGACCATCGCCAGCGGGCCGACCGCGCCCGATCCGTCGACGTTCCGGGACGCACACGACGTGCTCGATCGCTACGGGATCGACGCACCGGCGGCGGTTCGTGACCGACTCCGGCGGGGTGCAGACGGCGGGGGCGAGGAGACACCGAAGCCGGGCGATCCGGTCTTCGACGACGTTCGAACGGTCGTACTGGCGAACGGCCACACCGCGCTGTCGGCGGCACGGGAGGCCGCCGAAGCCACCGGACCGGGTTCGGGGGTGGAGACGTGTCTCCTGACGGGTCGGCTACGCGGCGAGGCCAGCGTCGTCGGGCAGACCCTCACCGGCATCGCGGAGGAGGTCGCCGCCACTGGAAACCCGGTGTCGCCGCCTGCGGTGCTGGTGGCCGGCGGCGAGACGACCGTCACCGTCACCGGGTCGGGCGTTGGCGGCCCGAACGGGGAACTCGCGCTGTCGGCCGCAGTCGAGTTCGTCGACTGGCCGGCCGTCGGCGGCGAGACGCCGGTGGCACTCGGGAGCGTGGACACCGACGGCAGAGACGGGAGTACCGACGCCGCCGGCGCGCTCGTCGATCAGACGACGGTCGGCGGCGACGAGAGCGACAGGCCGGGCCTCGGACACGCACGCGATGCGCTGGCCGACGACGACAGCCACGGCTACCTCGGTGCGCGTGGCGCACTCGTCCACACCGGGCCGACCGGGACGAACGTCAACGACCTCGTGGTGCTCGTCGTCGGGACGCCCGAGGAGTAG
- a CDS encoding TraB/GumN family protein, whose translation MSEQVATAGDDPGEGSVRVVGTAHVSADSVEEVERVIDEERPDVVAVELDEGRYRQMQGETPDDIEPGDLLRGNTVFQFIAYWMLSYVQTQMGEKFDIQPGADMLAACETAEEFGIDVALVDRDIQNTIQRFWARMSLREKLHMVGGLAFGVTDSRVVGLTAGLIVGLIAGPIIGLLGESVFGIGLPIMTRLTGGLLLAVVGSYVLDAVAQQFVDADRSLLYGIGGGLAVGIVGGVGLGLADPLVSAVLGDFAVRIVGSMTLGVSLGVLVGAVAGIAIDVLGLDAGAEEEYEEFDMAELTDTDVVSMMMEEFRQFSPGGAEALIDERDAYIAHNLVDLRAQGKHVVAIVGAGHREGIERYLAEPETLPPMESLTGTAESTGFPWGKLLAGAISVGFVAFFVLLAMAGVRNDFLLRLFAAWFVVNGVFAFGLAKLAGARWSSSLVGGLVAWMTSVNPLLAPGWFTGYVELRHTPVNVSDISTLNRLLSDEEKPLTDLVGEMFDVPLFRLIMIVAATNIGSIVASLLFVTYVLPLFGQELGGLDGVSRLMIDGARNSADLIWGALT comes from the coding sequence ATGAGTGAACAGGTGGCGACCGCTGGCGACGACCCCGGCGAGGGGAGCGTCCGCGTCGTCGGCACCGCACACGTCTCTGCCGACTCCGTCGAGGAGGTAGAGCGTGTCATCGACGAGGAGCGACCGGACGTGGTCGCAGTCGAGTTGGACGAGGGGCGCTACCGCCAGATGCAGGGCGAGACCCCGGACGACATCGAACCGGGCGACCTCCTGCGCGGCAACACCGTCTTCCAGTTCATCGCCTACTGGATGCTCTCGTACGTCCAGACGCAGATGGGCGAGAAGTTCGACATCCAGCCGGGTGCCGACATGCTCGCCGCCTGCGAGACCGCCGAGGAGTTCGGCATCGACGTGGCCTTGGTCGATCGGGACATCCAGAACACGATCCAGCGCTTCTGGGCGCGGATGTCGCTCCGCGAGAAACTCCACATGGTCGGTGGCCTCGCCTTCGGCGTCACCGACTCGCGGGTCGTCGGTCTCACGGCCGGCCTGATCGTCGGCCTGATCGCCGGCCCGATCATCGGCCTGCTCGGCGAGTCCGTCTTCGGCATCGGGCTACCGATCATGACCCGTCTCACCGGTGGGCTGCTGCTCGCGGTCGTCGGGAGCTACGTCCTCGACGCCGTCGCCCAGCAGTTCGTCGACGCCGACCGGAGCCTGCTGTACGGCATCGGCGGCGGTCTCGCGGTCGGCATCGTCGGCGGCGTCGGTCTCGGACTGGCCGACCCACTCGTCTCCGCCGTGTTGGGCGACTTCGCGGTGCGCATCGTCGGGAGCATGACGCTGGGCGTCTCGCTGGGCGTCTTGGTCGGCGCGGTCGCCGGCATCGCAATCGACGTACTGGGACTCGACGCCGGTGCCGAGGAGGAGTACGAGGAGTTCGACATGGCAGAGTTGACCGACACCGACGTCGTCTCGATGATGATGGAGGAGTTCCGGCAGTTCAGCCCCGGCGGCGCGGAGGCGCTGATCGACGAGCGTGACGCCTACATCGCGCACAACCTCGTCGACCTGCGAGCACAGGGGAAGCACGTCGTCGCCATCGTCGGTGCGGGTCACCGCGAGGGGATCGAACGCTACCTCGCCGAGCCAGAGACACTCCCGCCGATGGAGTCGCTGACCGGTACGGCCGAGTCGACCGGCTTCCCGTGGGGGAAGCTGCTCGCCGGAGCCATCTCGGTCGGCTTCGTCGCCTTCTTCGTCCTGCTGGCGATGGCCGGGGTGCGGAACGACTTCCTCCTTCGACTCTTTGCGGCGTGGTTCGTCGTCAACGGGGTCTTCGCGTTCGGCCTGGCGAAACTGGCGGGCGCGCGCTGGTCGTCCTCGCTCGTCGGCGGTCTCGTGGCGTGGATGACGTCGGTGAACCCCTTGCTCGCGCCGGGTTGGTTCACGGGCTACGTCGAACTCCGCCACACGCCGGTCAACGTCTCCGACATCTCGACGCTGAACAGACTGCTGTCCGACGAGGAGAAGCCACTGACCGACCTCGTCGGCGAGATGTTCGACGTCCCGCTGTTCCGTCTCATCATGATCGTCGCGGCGACGAACATCGGGAGCATCGTCGCCAGTCTGCTGTTCGTCACCTACGTCCTCCCGCTGTTCGGACAGGAACTGGGCGGGTTAGACGGCGTGAGTCGGCTGATGATAGACGGGGCGCGCAACAGCGCCGACCTCATCTGGGGGGCCCTGACGTGA